GACAATGCAAGGCTGACTTTAGCTTAGCTGTATTTCACATGCGCAATACATcaagaaaaataagaaaaatcaTTTTTCCTCAACTCTGCATCTAATCATACGACATCTCTAGAACAGAGACGTCTGCTGTTGGATATTTTGGCAAACAAAGTTATAGGATACACACTTCTTTATTTAACCCTtgccaaaacaacaaaaacttcCCTAACCTTTCATAGACACGCTGATAAAACTGTTTCGAAAGCTAGCCAAACGGAAATGGTACATGTCTAAGACAACCACCAATATCGAATGGCATTGTGGGTCCGAACACAAAGTCTATGACGACACGGCTATCAAAACGAAAGCAAACAACCGAGCGAGATACACTTGCGTCAACACTTCAATTTGTGCAGTGAACAACCAGAAGGCAATTCAATTTTGACTCGCAGCGTCTTTTAAAAGGTACGTGAAAGATAATCATGTATGTCCAAAATGAAACACATAGAGATAGTGTAACAACACCGCCCGTGTCCCCCTCAATATCACGTTTACCTTCGACATGAACAGGCAATCCGCCATATACCATACTAGGTGAAGTAATTCAGTGGGTTTCATGCGACAGTGTCAAAATCGTCTGACTTGAACTCAAATTTTAACGTATTTACAAACAAATGACGTAAACCTTGTTAAATAATATCTAGTCATTATTGTCGATATTTTTAGTTGACAttgataacttgaaaacaatgtaaatatgAGCTTTCACTTTATCTTTTTAGTAATACATTCGCATTAGAACGTAAAACCATTCAACCTGAAATTCGTGGTATTATAAGTAGTGTTGTAATTGTTCCCGGAAGTAAGGAGTTGCTTATCTATTCATAGTTCTAAATGCAAACATTAGTGAGTCGCACTAACACATCTACTGCAACGACCACAATGACAGGATTGTTTTTACAGCTACTCAATTCCTTTGGAATGTTCACCATGAAGCCAATGGGTAGATTTTCCTGCATTGCCTCTTCAGTTTGTCAGCGTTCGAGGTTATAACGAAaatgatagagggcgctcttgGAGTGGAGGGATTTGGTTGGTTTATGTCACGTGGGCGATTTTGCTCTTGTAAACTTCAattgttttaaatgttattcatttcaaattttggaaGGAATTTTTgtggtcaattttttttcaacccccccccccattactaATAACATCTAAAGGGTACTttattaaattataaattatgtgGCACTCAACAAATACAAATCAGTGATATTCTGAAAAATTAAGTGTTTCATGCGTCGAAGtcattatataaataaataaaaaggaCCAAGCAACGTATATCATTTAAAATCATTAATATGTATGTTAAAATTTGGTTTTTCCTTTGTGTTTATCATATGATTAAcggtaaaattttattttttatttaacagCAGGGGTGGCACTAAGACTGCTAGATTTTCACATCACTATATGTCATTACCAAATTAATAACACCGGCAAATAACCCACCAAGGTATGTATGTAAGACCATATAAACGTGGATGTGGATGTGGATGTGGCTgaatggatgtacatgtatgtatgtatgtatgtatgtatgtatgtatgtatgtatgtatgtatgtatgtatgtatgtatgtatgtatgtatgtttgtgtgtgtgtgtgtatatatatgcatgtatgcatgtatgtatgtatgtatgtatgtataatgtatgtatgtatgtatgtatgtatgtatgtatgtatgtatgtaatatatgtatgtatgtatgtatgtatgtatgtatgtatgtatgtatgtatgtatgttatactatgtatgtatgtatactatgtatgtatgcgtcTGTGTgagtgcgtgtatgtatgtatgtatgtatgtatgtatgtatgtatgtatgtatgtatgtaaatatgtactacAGTGCATCCTTATTTCAAggttattatttcattacagCTCAAAGCAATGGCAACCAGCACTCATAACCAATCATCCAAAGAAATAGTTGGTTCAGTTGATTCCTTTGTAACCAACCTATCCACAAATCTGTACAACAACCCTGACCTCAGTGACGTAATCCTAGAAGTCGGGGCAAAGAAGTATCATTCCCATAAGTTTCTGCTGGCCAACTTTAGTGACGTTTTCCGTACCATGTTAGTGGAAGGCCGCTGGGCAGATGCTAAGAAACCTGTCGTTACTTTAGAGGAGACACCAGAATGTGTTACAGTATTTGATAGATTTTTAAGATTCATGTATTGTGGTCAGATAGATTTAGATATTGAGAGTGTTGTACCTTTATTATCTTTAGCAGATAAATACAACGTTCACCAGATTAAGTCTTTATGTGAAGATTACATGGTTAGACAAGTAGAAAACAACAGCAATGTAAACGGGGCTTTAAAGTGGTGGAAGTTTGCAGAAAGTTTTAATTTAGGAAGTTTGTCCAAAACTTGCTATGAGTTAATATGTGAAAATTTAGATGAGGCGTTAGTTGCCAGAGAGTGGATGGGATTACATTTTGATCATTTGTGTAAGCTACTAGGAACAACAGATTTGTATGTTACTGATGAGTATGAGTTATATAAGGGGGTAGCTAAGTGGATACAAGCCACAGTGACTGCACACAGCACTGACGAATACATTGCCAAGTTGTTGCCACTAATTCGCTTTCCCCAAATGAAGCCTGAACAGCTTGATTCTGTCGAAAATTCGCAACTTtgccaaaataattcttcaaaaTTTGAGAAATGTTTGTACGAGGCATTTAAATTCCACACAATGGGTGATAAGACCACAGGAAAATTCATTGGTGTAAAGTTTCAGCCACGAATGTATGAATTTGACATGAAGATTCAGAATAGATTAACAACATTAAATATTTGGCAAGGTAATGTCAGTAATTGTCAATCTGACCAGTATCGTCAGTACACTAATTTTTCATACACTGTCAACGCACCCAACAAATCGACAGAATCTAAAGCCAATCAGTTTCCTTCCCAGTACAGGTGGTCCTTGGCGATTACCAGTGTACAGTTTGAGCGAAATAAACATCTCATCATGCATTTTAATCCAAACACACAACACAGTGGTATGAAATACCGACTCATCATCACTTTGAGAGTAAAGGAGGCTGAACAGGCCATGTTTGGGACAGTCCTTTCGCCTGGGAATGATACACAAGAGGGCGCTGTAAAGGGTGTCTTAAAATGTAGTGGTATTGTAGGTGAATTCAAACCTCATGTATCCTCATTACGTTCAGTGAAATCTGATGGAGATGAACGAAGTGAGGTTACTACCTGGTTGAAAGAAATGTACCAGCAACTGATAGCAAAACAGGATACACATTTCGCTGGCAGAGGACAGGGAGGTGATAGAAGAACAGGCCCTTTGGgtcaaaataatgttattttgtgtGCATTCCTATACTTTGGGGAACCTCCCCAAAATATGTCAATTACCACAAAAATAATGGTCTACAACTAATTACGTATACTAAGCCAGTTAAATTTCCCATGATTACATGGTTAGACAAGTCGAAAATTACAGCAATGTAAACGGGGCTTTACAGTGGTGGAGGTTTGCAGAAAGTTTTAGTTTAGAGAGTTtgtcaaaaagttgttttgatttgatttgtgaAAATTTAGATGAGGCGTTAGTTGCTAGAGAGTGGGTGGGTTAACACTTTGATTATTTGTGTAATCTGTTAGAAACAACGGATTTGTTTGTTACTGACGAGTATGAGTTATATAAAGGGGTCGTCGCTAAGTGGATAAATACCAATGTGAATGCACTACCGACAGACAAACATATTGACAAACTACTTTGCTTCCTTCGCTTTCCACAAATGACACCAGAGCAGCTTGAGCTTGTTGAAAATTCATCACTTTGCAAAATTTATTCCTCGAAATTTACGCAATTTTTGTATGAAGCGTTCAAGTTAAACTCAATGAGTGATAAGGCCACGACGAAATTCCCAGGTGTAAAGTCTGTTTTATTCTAAAGCGATTTTATCAGAGTAGTTTTGTAAGTATTGAACAGCTTGTGACATGATACAATATGGTATAGAATGTACTTGTGTACAAATGAAAGTATGTCTGAACCAGTTACTGGtgatattattaatattctGTTCTCTGGATTATTGATATGTAATGACATGAAGTAAATTAGAAGACAAGTCTCACAAATCATGTCAgtaatatgtattacatgtacatttatatgtaaaaataatagaaaaagaaattataatatacaaatatcttaattaatatacaaatataaatacagtTTGATGCACGTTTAAATTGTCTAAAAATatgaaacacatacacaaaatgagAAGCAATATGATCAGATTGCCGAAAGTGCTAATCTACATTAACACACTAAATAGATGTCAGGTTctgatttttgttgttatatGGCCATTTTCTCTCAGTATGTTTGAAAGTATTGAACATCAGGAGATGTGATACAATATTGtacagatgtatgtatgtctgaacCAGGTACTACGATCAGagatattattattgttttgaaTTGAAAAGTCTGACGTAAAATAAATCATTGTATGAAGTTACAAAATATGACTAATAAGCTGGCGTTGCTTtaacatcaatgtatgtatgtatgtatgtatgtatgtatgtatgtatgtatgtatgtacgtacgtacgtctgtctgtctgtctgtctgtctgtctgtctgtctgtatgtatgtatgtatgtacgtacgtacgtacgtgtgtgtgtgtatgtatgtatgtatgtatgtatgtatgtatgtatgtacgtacacg
This portion of the Glandiceps talaboti chromosome 19, keGlaTala1.1, whole genome shotgun sequence genome encodes:
- the LOC144450271 gene encoding BTB/POZ domain-containing protein 17-like encodes the protein MATSTHNQSSKEIVGSVDSFVTNLSTNLYNNPDLSDVILEVGAKKYHSHKFLLANFSDVFRTMLVEGRWADAKKPVVTLEETPECVTVFDRFLRFMYCGQIDLDIESVVPLLSLADKYNVHQIKSLCEDYMVRQVENNSNVNGALKWWKFAESFNLGSLSKTCYELICENLDEALVAREWMGLHFDHLCKLLGTTDLYVTDEYELYKGVAKWIQATVTAHSTDEYIAKLLPLIRFPQMKPEQLDSVENSQLCQNNSSKFEKCLYEAFKFHTMGDKTTGKFIGVKFQPRMYEFDMKIQNRLTTLNIWQGNVSNCQSDQYRQYTNFSYTVNAPNKSTESKANQFPSQYRWSLAITSVQFERNKHLIMHFNPNTQHSGMKYRLIITLRVKEAEQAMFGTVLSPGNDTQEGAVKGVLKCSGIVGEFKPHVSSLRSVKSDGDERSEVTTWLKEMYQQLIAKQDTHFAGRGQGGDRRTGPLGQNNVILCAFLYFGEPPQNMSITTKIMVYN